A DNA window from Arachis hypogaea cultivar Tifrunner chromosome 18, arahy.Tifrunner.gnm2.J5K5, whole genome shotgun sequence contains the following coding sequences:
- the LOC112772040 gene encoding uncharacterized protein translates to MALYTCTFISPSPPSLSAPIRRSHSLLRRRVSSPNASVGSSSSSSSEPKTSSSSQSTPIAPSATTTTTTSSSTPFVESRPPDPVFNYAFASPNGNPAVRFFRSTESNIERLIFDFRFLALFAVGGSLAGSLLCFLNGCIYIIDAYKVYWSSCVKGVHSGKMVLRLVEAIDVYLAGTVMLIFGMGLYGLFISNTSSHEKPAVDRALVGSSLFGMFVLKERPKWMKISSLDELKTKVGHVIVMILLVKMFERSKMVAISTGMDLLSYSVCIFLSSASLYILHNLHKGE, encoded by the exons aTGGCTCTTTACACATGCACCTTCATCTCTCCCTCTCCACCTTCCCTCTCCGCACCAATCCGCCGGAGCCACTCATTACTTCGCCGTCGAGTTTCAAGTCCAAATGCTTCCGtaggctcttcttcttcttcttcatctgaaccgaaaacatcatcatcatcacaatcAACACCGATTGCTCCATCTGCTACTACTACAACAACAACTTCGTCCTCAACACCTTTCGTTGAGTCTAGGCCACCTGACCCTGTCTTCAATTACGCATTCGCCAGCCCTAATGGCAACCCTGCTGTTAGGTTTTTTCGATCTACGGAGTCTAACATTGAAAGG CTTATATTTGACTTCCGTTTCTTGGCACTATTCGCTGTTGGAGGTTCATTGGCTGGTTCACTATTGTGCTTCCTAAAC GGTTGTATTTATATTATTGATGCATACAAAGTCTATTGGTCAAGCTGTGTCAAAGGAGTTCACTCTGGAAAGATGGTTCTGCGACTGGTTGAAGCAATTG ATGTTTATTTGGCTGGTACGGTTATGCTGATATTTGGAATGGGACTGTACGGATTGTTCATAAGCAATACATCTTCACATGAGAAACCTGCTGTGGATCGTGCTCTTGTAGGATCCTCTTTGTTTGGAATGTTTGTTTTGAAG GAGAGGCCTAAATGGATGAAAATTAGCTCACTGGACGAACTGAAGACAAAAGTGGGGCACGTTATTGTCATGATTCTTCTGGTAAAAATGTTTGAGAGAAGCAAAATGGTAGCCATTTCCACAGGAATGGATTTACTTAGTTATTCAGTCTGTATTTTCTTATCTTCTGCATCTTTGTATATCCTCCATAACCTCCATAAGGGAGAGTAG